One Triticum dicoccoides isolate Atlit2015 ecotype Zavitan chromosome 4B, WEW_v2.0, whole genome shotgun sequence genomic window carries:
- the LOC119291783 gene encoding protein STAR1-like → MGSSPAPDDAIRQHLLDVDGLAADGPKIRVRGLTLRPPGPNGEQTVPGSDLDVPRGVVMGVIGPSGSGKSTLLRALNRLWEPAPGAVTLDGADICGLDVLALRRRVGMLFQLPAMFHGTVADNVRYGPRLRGETLTDAQVKELLGLSDLDPALASRPASELSVGQAQRVALARTLANEPEVLLLDEPTSALDPISTQNIEEAIVRLKKTRGMTAVIVSHSVRQIQRIADLVCLVVDGVVVEVLPPSDLSQAKHPMARRFLELS, encoded by the exons ATGATGCCATCAGGCAGCACCTGCTGGACGTGGACGGCCTCGCCGCCGACGGACCCAAGATACGGGTGCGCGGGCTGACGCTGCGGCCGCCAGGGCCCAACGGCGAGCAGACCGTGCCCGGGTCGGACCTGGACGTGCCGCGCGGGGTGGTGATGGGCGTCATCGGCCCCAGCGGTAGCGGCAAGTCCACGCTGCTCCGCGCGCTCAACCGGCTCTGGGAGCCCGCCCCCGGCGCCGTCACCCTCGACGGCGCCGACATCTGCGGCCTCGACGTCCTCGCGCTCCGCCGCAGGGTCGGCATGCTCTTCCAGCTCCCCGCCATGTTCCacg GAACCGTGGCGGACAACGTGCGGTACGGGCCGCGGCTGCGCGGCGAGACGCTCACCGACGCGCAGGTGAAGGAGCTGCTGGGCCTGTCGGACCTGGACCCGGCCCTGGCCTCCAGGCCGGCGTCGGAGCTGTCGGTCGGGCAGGCGCAGCGCGTCGCCCTGGCCCGCACCCTCGCCAACGAGCCCGAGGTGCTGCTGCTGGACGAGCCGACGAGCGCGCTGGACCCGATCTCCACGCAGAACATCGAGGAGGCGATCGTTCGCCTGAAGAAGACGAGGGGGATGACGGCGGTGATCGTCTCGCACAGCGTGAGGCAGATCCAGCGGATCGCCGACCTGGTgtgcctcgtcgtcgacggcgTGGTCGTGGAGGTGCTCCCGCCGTCCGACCTGTCCCAGGCCAAGCACCCCATGGCCCGCCGCTTCCTGGAGCTCAGCTAG